In Rattus rattus isolate New Zealand chromosome 9, Rrattus_CSIRO_v1, whole genome shotgun sequence, a genomic segment contains:
- the Sec14l5 gene encoding SEC14-like protein 5: MVQKYQSPVRVYKYPFELVMAAYEKRFPTCPLIPVFLGSEVLSECRSADGAVHTVERSCRLRVDAPRLLRKIAGVEHVVFIQRNVLNWRERTLLIDAHNETFASRVTVKENCRYTVHPENEDWTCFEQSASLDVRSFFGFESTLEKIAMKQYTANVKRGKEVIEHYLSELISQGASHIPRWTPDPVREADVRSQLVRPCPSSQETDGPSDAPAPASEMATADGDKLDADYIERCLGHLSPMQESCLVQLRRWLQETHKGKIPKDEHILRFLRARDFHLDKARDMLCQSLSWRKQHQVDLLLQTWRPPAPLQEFYAGGWHYQDIDGCPLYILRLGQMDTKGLMKAVGEEALLQHVLSVNEEGQKRCEGNTRQFGRPISSWTCLLDLEGLNMRHLWRPGVKALLRMIEVVEDNYPETLGRLLIVRAPRVFPVLWTLVSPFINENTRRKFLIYSGSNYQGPGGLVDYLDKDVIPDFLGGESVCNVPEGGMVPKSLYLTEEEQEQADQLRQWSETYHSASVLRGSPHEVAMEIPEGESVITWDFDILRGDVVFSLYHAKQAPKLSPQEPGVRASGQLIDKSWILGVDYSRVEAPLICREGQSIQGSHVTQWPGVYLLQWQIHSPPESVACSLPGVDDVLTALHSPGPKCKLLYYCEVLASEDFRGSMSSLESCASRFSQLSATTTSSSSGQSHSGSMVSR, from the exons GCCTACGAGAAGCGCTTCCCCACCTGCCCACTTATCCCAGTCTTTCTGGGTAGTGAAGTCCTGAGCGAGTGTCGAAGCGCAGATGGAGCGGTGCACACCGTAGAGCGGAGCTGCAGGCTGCGAGTGGATGCCCCACGGCTGCTGCGGAAG ATCGCTGGTGTGGAGCACGTGGTCTTCATTCAGAGAAATGTCCtgaactggagagagagaacgCTGCTTATAGATGCTCACAATGAGACGTTTGCCAGCCGAGTGACGGTGAAGGAGAACTGCCGCTACACG GTCCATCCCGAGAATGAAGACTGGACTTGCTTTGAACAGTCCGCCTCTCTGGATGTCCGCTCTTTCTTTGGCTTTGAGAGCACCTTGGAGAAGATCGCCATGAAGCAGTACACTGCCAATGTCAAGAGG GGGAAGGAGGTGATTGAACACTATCTGAGCGAGCTCATTTCCCAGGGGGCATCCCACATTCCCCGTTGGACACCAGACCCAGTCCGGGAGGCGGATGTCCGTAGCCAGCTTGTGCGCCCGTGCCCTAGTTCCCAGGAGACGGATGGCCCCAGTGAtgccccagcccctgcttctGAGATGGCTACGGCTGATG ggGACAAGCTGGATGCAGACTACATTGAGAGGTGCCTGGGCCATCTCAGTCCCATGCAGGAGAGTTGCCTGGTCCAGCTTCGGCGCTGGTTACAGGAGACCCACAAAGGCAAG aTCCCCAAAGATGAGCACATCCTGCGTTTCCTGAGGGCTCGAGACTTCCATCTGGACAAGGCCCGGGATATGTTGTGCCAGTCCTTAAGCTGGCGGAAGCAGCACCAGGTGGATCTCCTTCTGCAGACCTGGCGGCCCCCCGCCCCGCTGCAGGAGTTCTATGCTGGAGGTTGGCACTACCAGGATATAG ATGGCTGCCCCCTCTACATCCTGCGCCTGGGACAGATGGACACCAAAGGCCTGATGAaggcagtgggagaggaagctttGCTGCAGCAT GTTCTTTCTGTCAAcgaggaaggacagaagagatgCGAAGGAAACACGAGACAATTTGGCCGTCCCATCAG CTCCTGGACCTGCTTGCTGGACCTAGAGGGCCTCAACATGAGGCATTTATGGCGACCTGGGGTGAAAGCCCTGCTGAGGATGATCGAGGTGGTGGAGGACAATTACCCCGAGACTCTGGGCAGGTTGCTCATCGTGCGTGCGCCTCGTGTCTTCCCGGTGCTGTGGACGCTG GTCAGCCCCTTCATCAACGAGAACACCAGGCGGAAGTTCCTCATCTACAGTGGCAGCAATTATCAGGGCCCTGGCGGCCTAGTGGACTATCTGGACAAGGACGTGATCCCCGACTTCCTGGGAGGAGAGAGCGTG TGTAACGTTCCAGAAGGAGGGATGGTCCCCAAGTCCCTCTATCTgacagaggaggagcaggagcaggctgATCAGCTACGGCAGTGGAGTGAGACCTACCATTCAGCCAGCGTGCTTCGTGGAAGCCCCCATGAG GTTGCCATGGAGATACCAGAAGGGGAGTCAGTCATCACCTGGGACTTTGATATCCTCAGAGGGGATGTGGTGTTCAGTCTGTATCATGCAAAACAGGCACCCAAGCTCAGTCCCCAGGAGCCTGGGGTTAGAGCCAGTGGACAGCTGATCGACAAGAGCTGGATCCTGGGGGTGGATTATAGCCGAGTAGAGGCACCCCTCATCTGCCGGGAAGGGCAGAGCATTCAG GGTTCCCATGTTACTCAGTGGCCTGGCGTCTACCTGCTCCAGTGGCAGATTCACAGTCCCCCCGAGAGTGTGGCCTGCAGTCTCCCGGGTGTGGATGACGTCCTgacagctctgcacagccctggcCCCAAGTGCAAGCTGCTGTACTACTGTGAAGTGCTGGCATCCGAAGACTTCAG GGGCTCCATGTCCAGCCTGGAATCCTGTGCCAGCCGCTTCTCTCAGCTCAgcgccaccaccacctcctcctcctctggccaGTCCCACAGTGGCTCGATGGTGTCCAGATAG
- the Nagpa gene encoding N-acetylglucosamine-1-phosphodiester alpha-N-acetylglucosaminidase, giving the protein MAAPRGPGLFFKPALLGLLGVAWCSLGFGVSRDDDLLLPYPLARRRPSRDCARVHAGSPEQESWPPPPTNPGASHRAAVRTFVSHFEGRAVAGHLTRVADPLRTFSVLEPGGPGGCAQRRRATVEDTAVPAGCRVAQNGGFFRMGTGECLGNVVSDGRLVSSSGGLQNAQFGIRRDGTLVTGYLSEEDVLDTVNPFVQLLSGVVWLIRNGSIYINESQVTECDETQETGSFSKFVNVMSARTAVGHDRKGQLILFHADGQTEQRGLNLWEMAEFLLKQDVVNAINLDGGGSATFVLNGTLASYPSDHCQDNMWRCPRRVSTVVCVHEPRCQPPNCSGHGTCVDGRCECTSHFWHGEACSELTCGPSNCSQHGLCTESEWGAHGRAVLWRDPCQSPPLSLPGLHGLALAAGCRCDAGWTGSNCSEECPLGWYGPGCQRPCQCEHQRPCDPQTGNCSISQVKQCLQPTEATPRAGGLASFTGTTWLALTLILIFLLLISTAVNVSLLLGSRAERNRHLDGDYVYHPLQEVNGDALAAEKEQTEETCNPFKD; this is encoded by the exons ATGGCGGCGCCCAGGGGGCCGGGGCTGTTCTTCAAACCCGCGCTGCTCGGTTTGCTTGGGGTGGCATGGTGCAGCTTAGGCTTCGG GGTTTCCCGAGACGATGACCTGCTGCTGCCTTACCCACTCGCGCGCAGACGTCCCTCGCGGGACTGCGCCCGGGTGCACGCAGGCAGCCcagaacaggagagctggcctccGCCACCCACGAACCCCGGCGCCAGCCACCGCGCGGCCGTGCGCACCTTTGTGTCGCACTTCGAGGGACGCGCGGTGGCCGGCCACCTGACGCGGGTGGCTGACCCCCTACGCACTTTCTCGGTGCTGGAGCCGGGAGGACCCGGAGGCTGCGCGCAGAGGCGTCGCGCTACTGTGGAGGACACAGCCGTCCCGGCCGGTTGCCGCGTCGCTCAGAACGGTGGCTTCTTCCGCATGGGCACTGGCGAGTGCTTGGGGAATGTGGTGAGCGACGGGCGGCTGGTGAGCAGCTCTGGGGGACTGCAGAACGCTCAGTTCGGTATCCGACGCGACGGGACCTTAGTCACCGG GTACCTGTCTGAGGAGGACGTTCTGGACACGGTGAACCCATTCGTGCAGCTACTGAGCGGAGTGGTGTGGCTCATCCGTAATGGAAGCATCTACATCAACGAGAGCCAAGTCACCGAGTGCGATGAGACGCAGGAGACAG GTTCTTTCAGCAAATTTGTGAACGTGATGTCAGCCAGGACAGCCGTGGGTCATGACCGTAAGGGGCAGCTTATACTCTTCCACGCGGACGGACAGACGGAGCAGCGTgg CCTCAACCTGTGGGAAATGGCAGAGTTCCTGCTGAAACAAGACGTGGTCAATGCCATCAACCTGGATGGAGGCGGTTCTGCCACCTTTGTGCTCAATGGGACCCTGGCCAGTTACCCCTCAGATCACTG CCAGGACAACATGTGGCGCTGTCCCCGGCGTGTTtccactgtggtgtgtgtgcatgaacccCGCTGCCAGCCACCCAACTGCAGCGGCCATGGGACCTGTGTGGATGGCCGTTGTGAATGCACCAGCCACTTCTGGCACGGTGAAGCCTGCAGTGAGCTGACCTGCGGCCCCTCCAACTGCAGCCAGCATGGGCTGTGCACAGAGAGTGAGTGGGGAGCCCACGGGAGGGCGGTGCTCTGGCGGGACCCGTGCCAGAGTCCACCTTTGTCCTTACCTGGCCTCCACGGTCTTGCTTTGGCAGCTGGCTGCCGGTGTGATGCTGGATGGACGGGATCCAACTGCAGTGAAG AGTGTCCTCTGGGCTGGTATGGGCCAGGTTGCCAGAGGCCTTGCCAGTGCGAGCACCAGCGTCCCTGTGACCCCCAGACTGGCAACTGCAGCATCTCCCAAG TGAAGCAGTGTCTCCAGCCAACTGAGGCCACACCGAGGGCAGGAGGGCTGGCCTCTTTCACCGG GACCACGTGGCTGGCACTTACCCTCATCCTAATTTTCCTGCTGCTGATCAGCACGGCCGTCAACGTGTCCTTGCTCCTGGGCTCCAGGGCAGAGAGGAACCGGCACCTCGACGGGGACTATGTGTACCACCCACTGCAGGAGGTGAACGGGGATGCGCTGGCTGCAGAGAAGGAGCAAACAGAGGAAACTTGCAACCCCTTCAAGGACTGA